The following proteins are encoded in a genomic region of Paenibacillus sp. FSL H3-0469:
- the tnpA gene encoding IS200/IS605 family transposase, with protein sequence MELDSNNHSVFSLHFHLILVIKYRRKVITDPISERLKEIFAYIQPTYNVTLQEWNHDRDHVHILMKTHPNTDISKFLNAYKSASSRLIKKEFPTLRKSLWKEAFWSRSYCLLTTGGAPIDVIQKYIENQGVRG encoded by the coding sequence ATGGAATTAGACTCGAATAACCATTCAGTGTTCTCCCTTCACTTCCACCTTATTCTAGTCATCAAGTATCGTAGGAAAGTCATTACAGATCCAATATCCGAACGTCTGAAAGAGATATTTGCATACATTCAGCCTACTTACAATGTGACTTTGCAGGAATGGAATCATGACAGGGATCACGTTCATATTCTAATGAAAACTCATCCTAATACCGACATTTCTAAATTTCTCAACGCTTATAAGAGTGCATCATCTAGGCTGATCAAAAAGGAGTTTCCTACCCTCCGAAAATCACTTTGGAAAGAGGCTTTTTGGTCACGCTCCTATTGCTTGCTTACAACGGGTGGAGCGCCAATAGACGTTATTCAAAAATACATCGAAAACCAAGGTGTGAGAGGGTGA
- a CDS encoding ABC transporter permease has protein sequence MIRLMKLELKKIKLGPYIIGFCLLNAAIVGIIYSLLSVLDPLDVQVMYPSYVNYEFVYKTALTMVKISATLLMAILLAQLVVGEYKTGTISTLFLYPISRRNLLLAKLLLVMLLGFVFMLVSMSVSVAFFYVVNPFTHFIPEPISVFADRRLIGETGFQSLLTVAASFIPLSIGMRKRSATALLIASFVLAIILYLPINAPNNDIIFSSNPWISLIFAAAGVAAAFETLYKVERKDVLLDVFPY, from the coding sequence ATGATTCGTCTGATGAAACTTGAGCTCAAAAAGATTAAGCTCGGCCCTTACATCATCGGCTTTTGCCTTCTGAATGCTGCAATTGTTGGAATCATTTATTCCCTCTTGTCCGTATTAGACCCGCTTGACGTTCAAGTGATGTATCCTAGTTATGTCAACTATGAGTTTGTTTATAAGACTGCGCTAACGATGGTGAAGATATCAGCTACCCTGTTAATGGCTATTCTGCTAGCACAGCTCGTAGTCGGGGAGTATAAAACCGGTACCATCTCGACTCTGTTCCTCTATCCCATTTCACGGAGGAATCTGCTGCTTGCCAAACTCCTTTTAGTCATGTTGCTCGGGTTCGTCTTCATGCTCGTTTCCATGTCGGTTTCGGTTGCTTTCTTTTACGTTGTCAACCCATTTACACACTTCATTCCAGAACCGATCTCGGTGTTCGCCGATAGGCGACTTATTGGGGAAACGGGATTCCAGTCCCTTCTGACTGTGGCCGCGAGCTTCATCCCTCTAAGCATCGGAATGCGCAAAAGATCGGCGACAGCTCTGCTTATTGCGTCGTTCGTTCTGGCAATCATTCTGTATTTGCCGATTAACGCTCCAAACAACGACATAATCTTCAGTTCAAATCCGTGGATCAGTCTGATTTTCGCGGCCGCTGGAGTAGCAGCCGCATTCGAGACCCTCTATAAAGTCGAAAGGAAAGATGTTCTACTTGACGTTTTTCCTTATTGA
- a CDS encoding ABC transporter ATP-binding protein codes for MSYVVRTNDLSKQVAGKNIIVRLNMQVRQGEIYGLIGSNGSGKTTLFKLLTGLWKPLSGEIELFGRRIGHRSYQHFQQVGCLIGTPRFYERMSGRENLELHCKYMGYYDERVVDEAIELLNLGGVAGKPVHTYSLGFTKKLGLARAIMLKPPLLIVDEPANGIDTIGIHMLRHVFRNLNQQYGMSIVISSHHMGELEQMADTVGILREGRLMKEASMTHIREAHTGYLEVRTSDCKKAVALLDTLLDITKYLVIGPNTIRIYESSLDSAMIVKTLVMHDVKIDEITHNSHTLEDFFIRMMEGKDRDDSSDET; via the coding sequence GTGTCTTACGTCGTAAGAACGAATGACCTTTCGAAGCAGGTGGCAGGAAAGAACATAATCGTTCGACTGAACATGCAGGTGAGGCAGGGGGAAATATACGGACTGATTGGTTCGAATGGCTCCGGGAAAACGACTCTTTTTAAGCTGCTGACGGGTTTATGGAAGCCACTAAGCGGAGAGATTGAACTTTTTGGCAGACGTATCGGTCATCGATCCTATCAACACTTTCAACAGGTCGGGTGTTTGATCGGAACTCCGCGTTTCTACGAGAGGATGTCCGGTAGAGAAAACCTGGAGTTGCACTGTAAATACATGGGATATTATGATGAGAGGGTTGTAGACGAAGCGATAGAGCTTCTGAACTTGGGAGGAGTTGCGGGAAAGCCGGTACATACCTATTCTCTTGGCTTCACGAAGAAGCTGGGGCTTGCAAGAGCCATCATGTTGAAACCTCCGCTGCTGATTGTTGATGAACCTGCGAACGGAATAGATACAATCGGAATTCATATGCTGCGTCATGTATTTCGCAATTTGAACCAGCAGTACGGGATGTCGATCGTCATTTCCAGCCATCATATGGGAGAGCTGGAGCAAATGGCGGATACCGTTGGGATATTACGCGAGGGCAGGCTCATGAAGGAAGCGTCCATGACTCATATTAGAGAGGCTCACACAGGATATCTGGAAGTGAGGACGAGTGATTGCAAGAAAGCGGTAGCGCTTCTGGATACGCTATTGGACATAACGAAGTATCTTGTGATCGGTCCGAACACTATACGGATCTATGAATCCTCACTGGACTCCGCAATGATTGTCAAAACGCTGGTCATGCACGACGTGAAGATAGATGAAATAACGCATAACTCCCATACGCTTGAGGACTTTTTCATTCGAATGATGGAAGGGAAGGATCGAGATGATTCGTCTGATGAAACTTGA
- a CDS encoding ankyrin repeat domain-containing protein, with the protein MIVLKDIGKFEVLPERALQIYQGDVPALQAAIAAGWDIEAELELSKRTTISPLDLAIITLQTGVVKLLVEHGAKLNVRQNPAFLRAVRYGKEDIVRYLAAQGAKLDLLSRTGSGAYSQAYYGNKNNIPLIHELGLDIRQHAGAVLRQAASDHDLKTLTYLLDQGVDINYNKPDMVYPYGATPLTVAARMGNLNMVRFLVERGADIMIAEKDGERPYTIAVGSKHTGMAEYLKSLEPPDVHNAANKKAELAKYKLPDELVEFLTGDELRLTLVPNEYEIGYIDFFSFTDTIEMKAGRRKLLRLSADIDNYSGLVLVWNPQKKGQLGCYDVEHQTYADLCSFPEFLEQPEHYLIQFMEGELDGS; encoded by the coding sequence ATGATTGTCCTGAAGGACATAGGGAAATTCGAGGTACTGCCGGAGCGGGCGCTGCAGATCTATCAGGGGGATGTTCCGGCCTTGCAGGCTGCGATTGCTGCGGGCTGGGATATCGAAGCGGAGCTAGAGCTTAGCAAGCGTACCACGATCAGTCCGCTAGACCTGGCAATTATTACCCTGCAGACCGGGGTAGTGAAGCTGCTGGTGGAGCATGGCGCGAAGCTGAATGTCCGCCAGAATCCGGCCTTCCTGCGGGCGGTCCGTTATGGCAAGGAGGATATCGTCCGCTACCTTGCTGCACAGGGCGCGAAGCTGGACCTGCTCAGCCGGACAGGATCGGGCGCTTATTCACAGGCCTACTATGGCAACAAGAATAATATCCCGCTGATCCATGAGCTGGGTCTGGACATCCGGCAACATGCTGGTGCCGTGCTGCGGCAAGCTGCCTCGGACCATGATCTGAAGACCCTTACCTATCTGCTGGATCAGGGAGTGGATATCAACTACAACAAGCCGGATATGGTCTATCCTTACGGGGCGACGCCGCTGACGGTGGCTGCCCGGATGGGGAATCTGAACATGGTCCGCTTCCTGGTAGAACGCGGTGCGGACATAATGATAGCGGAGAAGGACGGTGAGCGGCCGTATACGATTGCGGTCGGCAGCAAGCATACTGGCATGGCGGAATACCTGAAATCGCTGGAACCGCCGGATGTCCATAATGCAGCGAACAAGAAAGCGGAGCTGGCCAAATATAAACTGCCGGATGAACTGGTCGAATTCCTTACCGGGGACGAGCTGCGCCTGACGCTGGTCCCCAATGAGTATGAGATCGGGTACATTGACTTCTTCAGCTTCACTGACACGATAGAGATGAAGGCTGGCCGGCGCAAGCTGCTGCGCCTGTCTGCCGATATCGACAATTATTCCGGTCTGGTGCTGGTCTGGAATCCGCAGAAGAAGGGGCAGCTCGGCTGTTATGATGTGGAGCATCAGACGTATGCAGATCTGTGCAGCTTCCCGGAATTCCTTGAGCAGCCTGAACATTACCTCATACAGTTCATGGAGGGAGAGCTGGACGGATCATGA
- a CDS encoding glycosyltransferase, translating to MKKLWLTVFTLGLVFSLAQAAVPVQAFAAAKKEAACISPQVVRLRSEMQQVWIDHTIWTHNYIVSALYNNPDQKDVLARLLKNQEDIGNVFKPYYGEANGNKLSGLLKEHIQIAGQIVAAAQKGNAGEVQKLQTDWHRNADEIAQFLNGLNPNWSVKQVQDMLYEHLQLVTDIVLDILKGDYAASIAATDKNEVHMIHFADLLTEGIVKQFPEQFKGK from the coding sequence GTGAAAAAGCTATGGTTAACGGTGTTTACTCTGGGGCTCGTCTTCAGTCTGGCCCAAGCTGCGGTTCCGGTACAGGCGTTCGCGGCCGCAAAGAAGGAAGCTGCCTGCATAAGCCCGCAAGTGGTGCGGCTGAGAAGCGAGATGCAGCAGGTGTGGATCGACCACACCATATGGACGCACAACTATATTGTCAGCGCCCTCTACAATAACCCGGATCAGAAGGACGTATTGGCACGGCTGCTAAAGAATCAGGAGGATATCGGTAATGTCTTCAAGCCTTATTATGGGGAGGCGAACGGCAACAAGCTGTCCGGACTGCTCAAGGAGCATATTCAGATCGCCGGACAGATTGTCGCGGCTGCCCAGAAGGGCAATGCGGGAGAGGTGCAGAAGCTCCAGACGGACTGGCACCGGAACGCCGATGAGATTGCCCAGTTCCTGAACGGGCTGAACCCGAACTGGTCCGTGAAGCAGGTGCAGGATATGCTGTACGAGCATCTTCAGCTCGTGACGGACATCGTGCTCGATATCCTCAAAGGAGACTATGCCGCTTCCATTGCTGCCACCGATAAAAACGAGGTCCACATGATTCATTTTGCCGACCTGCTGACCGAAGGCATTGTGAAGCAGTTCCCGGAGCAATTTAAGGGAAAATAG
- a CDS encoding alpha/beta hydrolase-fold protein produces MKKIMTRIASLALATALLLPAMSYASPVTEDQDLSLSADAAAAVTSTITPAPQGYASYRNNIPHGNVQQISYYSTTVGKSRNAMVYTPPGYTPSKTYNVLYLLHGIGGDQNEWLNGMNPRNILDNLYSENKLEPMIVVFPNGRAMADDRPIGDIYAPDKVAAFERFEFDLINDLIPYVDSHFPVYKNKQNRALAGLSMGGGQTLNFGLKHLDKFSWIGAFSSAPNTKSASQLITNPAQTASQLKLLWISCGASDGLLYISQNFHNSLTSMNVPHLWYLDVGGHEGKVWSSGLYQFSQRIFK; encoded by the coding sequence ATGAAAAAAATTATGACCCGTATTGCAAGTCTGGCTCTGGCCACAGCCCTGCTGTTGCCTGCAATGTCTTATGCATCGCCTGTGACAGAGGATCAGGATCTGAGCCTCTCTGCGGATGCCGCCGCGGCTGTAACCAGCACCATCACTCCGGCTCCGCAAGGCTATGCATCTTACCGCAATAATATTCCGCACGGCAACGTACAGCAGATTTCTTATTATTCGACTACCGTAGGCAAGTCAAGAAACGCGATGGTATACACCCCTCCGGGCTATACCCCATCCAAGACCTACAATGTTCTCTACCTGCTGCACGGCATCGGCGGGGATCAGAACGAATGGCTGAACGGGATGAATCCGCGTAATATCCTGGACAACCTGTACTCTGAGAACAAGCTGGAGCCGATGATTGTCGTGTTCCCGAACGGCCGCGCTATGGCCGATGACCGCCCGATCGGCGATATTTATGCACCGGACAAGGTAGCCGCCTTCGAGCGGTTTGAATTTGACCTGATCAATGACCTCATTCCTTATGTCGACTCCCACTTCCCGGTATACAAGAATAAGCAGAACCGCGCCCTGGCCGGCTTATCCATGGGCGGCGGGCAGACCCTGAACTTCGGCCTGAAGCATCTGGACAAGTTCTCCTGGATCGGCGCGTTCTCCTCTGCTCCGAATACGAAGTCGGCCTCACAGCTGATCACTAATCCGGCGCAGACGGCCAGCCAGCTGAAGCTGCTCTGGATCTCCTGCGGCGCTTCGGACGGCCTCTTGTATATCAGCCAGAATTTCCATAACAGCCTGACCAGCATGAATGTCCCGCATCTGTGGTATCTGGATGTCGGCGGACATGAAGGCAAGGTCTGGAGCAGCGGACTGTATCAGTTCTCGCAGCGGATCTTCAAGTAA
- a CDS encoding class I SAM-dependent methyltransferase: MDAITDYYDSYDEEGRLFRDNGHQIEWITTMSYFKKLLKPEAYILDGCAGTGNYSFQLAEMGHKVVAGDIVPHNVGIIREKQRVRPVLADMYTGSITDLSRFDSGVFDVVLNMGAFYHIGNEDRQLAMTECLRVLKPGGLLAVSYINNAAVSVLSISDGLRNMEDVLTWHTNQTKDGLFLHMSPQEMEHMAAAYHTEIVAHLGTDGIGYLLANHINGAQPEDFEHWLQFHLRTCEDKSLLGYSLHALAIVRKV, from the coding sequence ATGGATGCGATAACCGATTACTATGATTCCTATGATGAGGAGGGAAGGCTGTTCAGGGATAACGGGCATCAGATCGAATGGATCACAACGATGTCTTACTTCAAAAAGCTGCTTAAGCCGGAAGCCTACATTCTTGACGGCTGTGCAGGAACGGGGAATTACTCCTTTCAGCTTGCAGAAATGGGGCATAAGGTAGTTGCCGGAGATATTGTTCCTCATAATGTAGGCATCATCAGAGAGAAGCAGCGCGTACGCCCGGTGTTGGCTGATATGTATACAGGAAGCATCACGGATTTATCACGTTTTGACAGCGGAGTTTTTGATGTTGTTTTGAACATGGGGGCCTTTTATCATATCGGCAATGAAGACCGGCAGCTTGCCATGACCGAATGCCTGCGCGTACTGAAGCCGGGCGGATTACTCGCGGTCTCCTATATTAACAATGCCGCCGTTTCGGTATTGAGCATAAGTGATGGACTCAGGAACATGGAAGATGTACTTACCTGGCATACCAACCAGACGAAGGATGGTCTATTCCTACATATGTCACCTCAGGAAATGGAACACATGGCCGCAGCCTATCATACAGAGATCGTTGCCCATCTTGGAACAGACGGGATCGGCTATCTTCTAGCTAACCATATTAATGGGGCGCAGCCAGAAGATTTCGAACACTGGCTTCAGTTTCATCTGCGGACTTGTGAGGATAAGAGTCTGCTCGGGTATAGTTTGCATGCACTGGCGATTGTGCGAAAAGTGTAA
- a CDS encoding TetR/AcrR family transcriptional regulator, which produces MAATDHAQLIKKDTREWITIALLELLRTKKMSEVTISELVKKAGVSRMAFYRNYDSLEQVVTGYYEPKFADIFYKIAHKPNHEQKITDLTRFFQTFSADFRLAIEGNFTGLLYQIFKHHIAQFYDELIPFPDWTGARREYWIHFMSAGVFEIWIMWIRNGQQETLEEISALIRLFHK; this is translated from the coding sequence ATGGCAGCCACCGATCATGCACAATTGATCAAAAAAGACACCCGGGAATGGATCACGATTGCCCTGCTGGAGCTGCTGCGGACGAAAAAAATGTCAGAGGTGACCATCTCGGAGCTTGTCAAAAAAGCCGGGGTCAGCCGGATGGCCTTCTACCGGAATTATGACAGCCTTGAGCAGGTCGTGACCGGATACTATGAGCCTAAGTTTGCCGATATCTTCTATAAAATCGCCCACAAACCGAATCACGAGCAAAAGATAACGGATCTGACCCGCTTTTTCCAAACCTTCTCCGCTGATTTCCGCCTGGCGATTGAAGGCAATTTCACAGGGCTGCTGTATCAGATCTTCAAGCACCATATTGCACAGTTCTACGATGAGCTGATTCCGTTTCCAGACTGGACCGGGGCAAGGCGGGAGTATTGGATTCATTTCATGAGCGCCGGCGTATTTGAGATCTGGATCATGTGGATCAGGAATGGCCAGCAAGAGACCCTGGAGGAGATATCCGCGCTTATCCGGCTTTTTCACAAATAA
- a CDS encoding pentapeptide repeat-containing protein, translated as MNKKFLLARWQDDQLSEVNRRLAAISGKHNLHQKDRSFPISPYGLTETGLKDYRGVTLTESIQYLTLQDIDFSYSRFEDAASPNTSTLTRCCLDGVRLDNRFVTHTFNHCSFRGAKLNGARLSKSFQDCDFTGCNLSKVIANDVSFTRCRFDDANFRSALLLYCRFEECSFEGALFQNGSIAGSRFAGEARLLPEWGNTIQDHGELPST; from the coding sequence TTGAATAAGAAATTCCTCTTGGCCAGATGGCAGGACGACCAGCTCTCTGAAGTGAACCGCCGTCTAGCCGCGATTTCAGGTAAACATAATCTCCATCAAAAGGACCGTTCCTTTCCCATCTCCCCTTATGGATTGACGGAAACAGGACTCAAGGATTACCGGGGAGTTACTCTGACCGAGAGCATACAGTACCTCACTCTACAGGATATTGATTTCTCTTACTCACGCTTCGAGGATGCGGCAAGCCCCAACACCTCAACGCTCACCCGTTGTTGCCTGGACGGTGTAAGACTGGACAACAGATTCGTGACCCATACCTTCAATCACTGTTCCTTCCGGGGAGCGAAGCTGAATGGCGCCAGACTCAGCAAGTCGTTCCAGGATTGTGATTTCACAGGCTGCAACTTAAGCAAAGTGATCGCAAATGATGTGTCCTTCACCCGCTGCCGCTTTGATGACGCCAACTTCCGCAGTGCCTTATTGTTGTATTGCCGGTTCGAGGAATGCAGCTTTGAGGGGGCGCTGTTTCAAAACGGCTCAATCGCCGGAAGCCGCTTTGCGGGAGAGGCCCGCTTGCTCCCTGAGTGGGGGAATACGATACAGGATCATGGTGAACTACCATCCACCTAA
- a CDS encoding sigma-70 family RNA polymerase sigma factor, whose translation MNHNYETPETPATPETLNGLEDMRSELTGYCYRMMGSIFEAEDAVQDTMIRAWKHQEQVRQQASRRAWMYRIATNVCLDRLRSAKRRALPMDLSEPAAAITEPRESLPQHSWIWPAPGYVDDPGNIMVSRETLRLSFIALLQLLPPRQRAVLILQEVFRWSAAETAGALEMTVAAVNSAMQRARATMAKAQLRSEALQADDDEVDEGLITRYVEAFEQYNIAALLALFQENGSLSMPPFTMWVQGGADLAAFYQITRSHCVGSRLMPVRVNGNRPAVAQYVPSGEDGLLVPWAIHVLELSGGKIAHVHHFIDTELFIRFGLPEHR comes from the coding sequence ATGAATCATAACTATGAGACCCCTGAGACCCCTGCGACCCCCGAGACTCTGAACGGGCTGGAGGATATGCGCTCCGAGCTAACCGGGTATTGTTACCGAATGATGGGTTCTATCTTCGAGGCGGAGGATGCCGTCCAGGATACTATGATCCGGGCCTGGAAGCACCAGGAGCAGGTGAGGCAGCAGGCCTCACGCAGGGCCTGGATGTACCGAATTGCCACCAATGTCTGTCTGGACCGGCTGAGAAGTGCCAAGCGAAGGGCGCTGCCGATGGATCTCTCGGAACCGGCCGCTGCCATTACGGAGCCTCGGGAGAGCCTGCCTCAGCATTCCTGGATCTGGCCCGCTCCGGGCTATGTGGATGACCCGGGCAATATCATGGTCAGCAGAGAGACCCTCCGGCTGTCCTTCATTGCACTGCTTCAGCTGCTGCCGCCCCGCCAGCGTGCCGTATTGATTCTGCAGGAGGTCTTCCGGTGGTCGGCAGCCGAGACCGCCGGGGCACTGGAGATGACCGTGGCCGCAGTGAACAGCGCAATGCAGCGGGCACGGGCAACCATGGCGAAGGCACAGCTCCGGTCCGAGGCCTTGCAGGCTGACGATGATGAAGTGGACGAAGGACTGATTACCAGGTACGTGGAGGCTTTTGAACAATACAATATTGCGGCGCTACTCGCCTTATTCCAGGAGAACGGCAGCCTGTCGATGCCGCCATTTACGATGTGGGTGCAAGGCGGCGCGGATCTCGCGGCCTTCTACCAGATCACACGCAGTCACTGTGTGGGCTCGCGGTTGATGCCGGTCCGAGTGAATGGGAACCGGCCTGCCGTTGCCCAATATGTTCCCTCTGGAGAAGACGGATTGCTGGTCCCGTGGGCGATTCATGTGCTTGAGCTGAGCGGGGGGAAGATCGCGCATGTTCATCATTTTATAGATACTGAATTATTTATTCGCTTCGGATTGCCGGAGCACCGATGA
- a CDS encoding DUF4303 domain-containing protein, whose protein sequence is MNTAQETERLAAEIAEAARRAFRGLFANGEHYYYCTLYTTGEGHAPSISAWSREALEQEAARQAEDGSTPAAEIAGLIKWSYADSPYCCFGDEHFDEVKQSFQARPSIAVLEADAGNHEFVLRLEAMELAMRMLDAEGLFALNQPREDVCVLAEVMPPDEGNTDIALRLNRAESPAMQAWLAEAAE, encoded by the coding sequence ATGAATACAGCGCAGGAAACAGAACGGTTGGCGGCGGAGATTGCGGAGGCGGCCCGGAGGGCGTTCCGCGGGCTTTTTGCGAATGGGGAGCATTATTATTACTGTACGTTATACACAACGGGTGAGGGACATGCGCCAAGCATCTCCGCCTGGTCGCGGGAAGCACTGGAGCAGGAAGCGGCCAGACAGGCAGAGGACGGCAGCACGCCGGCAGCAGAGATCGCCGGGCTGATCAAATGGTCTTATGCCGATTCGCCTTATTGCTGCTTCGGGGATGAGCATTTCGATGAGGTCAAGCAGTCCTTCCAGGCGCGTCCGTCCATTGCAGTGTTGGAGGCTGACGCAGGGAATCATGAGTTCGTGCTGCGGCTGGAGGCCATGGAGCTGGCGATGCGGATGCTGGATGCTGAGGGGCTGTTCGCGCTCAATCAGCCGCGTGAGGACGTATGCGTGCTTGCCGAGGTGATGCCGCCGGATGAGGGGAATACGGACATTGCCCTGCGGCTGAACCGGGCAGAATCTCCGGCGATGCAGGCCTGGCTGGCGGAAGCAGCAGAATAA
- a CDS encoding VOC family protein produces the protein MTVKLTPYITLEGRTQEAIQFYAQTMGAEVLSILTYGDMPDLPDTFPDEVRSLVAHAKVQVGGTELMFSDTPGGTPVESGKRVTICVTTDSVEESRRIFDALQEGGQINMPFREEPFSPGFGDLTDKFGVTFQIYTELG, from the coding sequence ATGACAGTCAAACTTACTCCCTACATCACTCTGGAGGGGCGCACGCAGGAGGCTATTCAGTTCTATGCACAGACTATGGGTGCTGAAGTTCTCTCCATCCTGACGTATGGTGATATGCCGGACCTCCCGGACACGTTCCCGGATGAGGTACGGAGTCTGGTGGCCCATGCCAAGGTACAGGTGGGCGGCACGGAGCTGATGTTCTCGGATACTCCCGGCGGTACGCCGGTTGAGAGCGGGAAGCGGGTTACGATTTGCGTTACTACGGATAGTGTGGAGGAGTCGCGGAGAATTTTTGATGCGCTGCAGGAGGGCGGTCAAATCAATATGCCGTTTCGGGAGGAGCCGTTCAGCCCCGGCTTCGGCGATCTGACGGATAAGTTCGGGGTGACGTTCCAGATTTATACGGAGCTTGGGTAG
- a CDS encoding aldehyde reductase, producing the protein MGEHNKPVVLVTGGSGFIAVHIIVQLLEKDYRVRATLRSMGRQDEVKAMVLAGGGANIKDLSFIEADLTSDKNWNQVVKGADYVIHVASPTPNRIYKDENEMIQPAREGVLRVLRAAREAGVKRVVLTSAFGAIGVGHKQHAGSYTEEDWSNTDANIHPYQKSKTLAEQAAWEFIRHEGKGLELSAVNPVGVMGPILGKDYSHSNEIVRNMLEGKLKSVPKIYSDYVDVRDVAALHILAMVRPEASGERFIASSAENLSTLEVARILQKHLGQDAEQVPTREMPNLLVRAAALFNPKLRMIATLLGQDMSTSNQKAKRLLGWNPRPAEEAIIATGRSMIDIIKEKIK; encoded by the coding sequence ATGGGAGAGCATAACAAGCCTGTAGTGCTGGTGACTGGAGGCTCAGGATTCATCGCTGTGCATATTATTGTGCAATTACTGGAGAAGGATTATCGTGTTCGGGCTACTCTGCGGTCTATGGGCAGACAGGATGAAGTGAAGGCCATGGTGTTGGCGGGCGGCGGGGCTAATATAAAGGACTTGTCGTTTATAGAGGCTGATCTGACTTCGGATAAAAACTGGAATCAGGTGGTGAAGGGGGCGGATTACGTGATTCATGTAGCTTCTCCAACGCCTAATCGGATATATAAAGACGAGAATGAAATGATTCAGCCGGCGCGTGAGGGGGTTCTGCGGGTGCTAAGAGCAGCGCGCGAGGCCGGGGTCAAACGTGTGGTCCTAACCTCTGCCTTCGGAGCCATTGGAGTGGGACATAAGCAGCATGCAGGCTCTTATACTGAAGAGGACTGGTCCAATACAGACGCGAACATCCATCCCTATCAAAAATCCAAGACCCTCGCTGAACAGGCAGCCTGGGAGTTTATCCGCCATGAAGGCAAAGGGCTGGAGCTGTCTGCAGTCAATCCCGTCGGTGTGATGGGACCCATTCTGGGCAAGGATTACTCTCACTCTAATGAGATTGTCCGCAACATGCTGGAGGGCAAGCTGAAGTCGGTCCCCAAGATCTATTCCGATTATGTGGATGTCCGGGACGTAGCCGCACTGCATATTCTGGCTATGGTGCGGCCCGAAGCCAGCGGGGAACGGTTCATCGCTTCCAGCGCTGAGAATCTCTCTACGCTGGAGGTAGCCCGGATTCTGCAGAAGCACCTGGGGCAGGACGCAGAACAAGTGCCTACGAGGGAAATGCCCAATCTGCTTGTCCGCGCCGCGGCGCTGTTCAATCCCAAGCTAAGAATGATAGCTACTCTTCTGGGCCAGGATATGTCAACGAGTAATCAGAAGGCCAAACGTCTTCTGGGATGGAACCCGCGCCCGGCAGAGGAGGCTATTATAGCTACTGGGAGAAGTATGATAGACATTATTAAAGAGAAGATAAAATGA
- a CDS encoding SMI1/KNR4 family protein: MYEHLTEKLSKPSAIRWFPGHGAEESWIADAEEELGFKLPPSYRWWLTQYGGASLGDGQILTLVAPEHREYTDWDLLYIHRLNLAEEWWVARFPHRMDLFVPDSDELYYFDTSSPDEQGEFPVMRYDLMNDLIEEYAPTFAGFLEQLIDERSPRIP; this comes from the coding sequence ATGTATGAGCATCTAACCGAGAAATTGAGCAAGCCTTCCGCGATAAGGTGGTTTCCGGGCCATGGGGCCGAGGAGAGCTGGATTGCCGATGCCGAGGAGGAGTTAGGCTTCAAGCTGCCGCCGTCTTACCGCTGGTGGCTGACCCAGTATGGGGGGGCCAGCCTGGGGGACGGGCAAATTCTGACGCTGGTTGCTCCTGAGCATAGGGAGTATACCGACTGGGATCTGCTGTATATCCACAGGCTGAATCTGGCGGAGGAATGGTGGGTAGCCCGGTTTCCGCATCGCATGGATCTGTTCGTGCCGGATAGCGATGAGCTGTATTACTTCGACACCTCTTCCCCCGATGAACAGGGAGAATTTCCGGTCATGCGTTATGACCTGATGAATGATCTGATCGAGGAATACGCCCCGACATTCGCCGGATTCCTGGAGCAGCTGATTGATGAGCGTTCTCCTAGAATTCCTTAG